A window of the Henckelia pumila isolate YLH828 chromosome 3, ASM3356847v2, whole genome shotgun sequence genome harbors these coding sequences:
- the LOC140888961 gene encoding uncharacterized protein: MGSLEFSGGRAEITEVTKCLGDAFLITVRNKKRVGYTYELTLKVKGEWHIGGENKKVKGHLDVPEFTFGELDDLQVEVQLSEDKDFKPQEKQQINQDLKSFLKPLQERLLKFEEETQVSIDWRCVGGFGFHRAQVSSSMKGNELQRALGFIRSYLAKVRELG; this comes from the exons ATGGGATCCTTGGAGTTCTCTGGTGGCAGGGCAGAAATTACGGAAGTTACAAAATGTCTCGGTGAT GCCTTCTTGATTACGGTTCGAAATAAAAAACGTGTTGGCTACACGTATGAGTTGACACTAAAAGTGAAAG gGGAATGGCATATCGGAGGTGAGAATAAGAAGGTCAAAGGGCACCTAGACGTTCCTGAGTTCACTTTTGGTGAATTAGACGATTTGCAG GTTGAAGTACAACTTAGCGAAGACAAAGATTTTAAGCCCCAAGAGAAGCagcagatcaatcaggatttgAAATCATTTTTGAAGCCTCTCCAGGAGAGACTGCTTAAATTTGAGGAGGAAACTCAAGTCTCGATAGACTG GCGCTGCGTGGGGGGTTTTGGATTTCATAGGGCACAAGTCTCGTCCAGCATGAAAGGTAACGAACTTCAGAGAGCACTTGGATTCATACGGTCATACCTGGCGAAAGTACGTGAGCTGGGATAA